A genomic stretch from Lathyrus oleraceus cultivar Zhongwan6 chromosome 2, CAAS_Psat_ZW6_1.0, whole genome shotgun sequence includes:
- the LOC127121480 gene encoding uncharacterized protein LOC127121480 encodes MDKPSSSSPKKKKTRGVTALLRFIAKLPDGEKYQIDFDPDTFQPIGQYAAKFKSYLSFIARSKVSINEKQWKKISDKLKDVIWDDITCKFTCPTDKEFRKHWFVYMGERLKQFKTLLSNVYIFGKGDKHGNTTPFEKYKFIKEEDWDLFVQTRQKEDFQEKRLKGKTHASKNIHPHILSRGGYEKLRATVMEERRKKVIEEAKGDESLKGDESD; translated from the exons ATGGATAAACCATCTAGCTCTTCACCAAAAAAAAAGAAGACTAGAGGTGTCACAGCATTGCTACGTTTCATTGCCAAACTTCCTGATGGTGAAAAATACCAAATTGATTTTGATCCTGATACCTTCCAACCCATTGGTCAGTATGCTGCAAAGTTTAAAAGTTATTTGTCATTCATTGCACGTAGCAAGGTTAGTATAAATGAAAAGCAATGGAAAAAGATAAGCGATAAGTTGAAGGACGTGATATGGGACGATATCACG TGTAAGTTCACTTGCCCCACTGATAAAGAATTTAGGAAGCATTGGTTTGTTTATATGGGGGAACGATTGAAGCAATTTAAGACATTGCTCTCAAATGTCTATATATTTGGGAAAGGAGATAAGCATGGAAATACAACTCCATTTGAAAAGTATAAATTTATCAAAGAAGAAGATTGGGATTTGTTTGTCCAGACTCGACAAAAAGAAGATTTTCAA GAGAAAAGGCTAAAAGGAAAGACACATGCATCAAAGAATATCCACCCTCATATTTTGTCTCGTGGTGGTTATGAAAAACTTAGGGCCACCGTAATGGAAGAGAGGAGGAAAAAAGTGATTGAAGAGGCCAAAGGTGATGAAAGTTTGAAAGGTGATGAAAGTGATTGA